One Ktedonobacteraceae bacterium genomic window carries:
- a CDS encoding tetratricopeptide repeat protein, translating to MARTQIPLVSDGSLFLLDGAENRLSPVLVGSAAWYTWLTDEQNHSFSFRNHLGTFTARKERQRQGWYWYAYRKYEGKLSKAYLGKSETLTIEHLHAAAAVLTGKGNLADDPQRDAGAALKGNNPPLLSSVALSRSTQHDQAPIGAKVYFFNLPVQLTSLVGRDRETTVACMLLRRPGVCLLTLTGTGGVGKTRLGLQMAHELGENFANGICFVSLAPLSDPNLVMPAIAQALGLTEKADQSPLEQLKTYLQDKHLLLFLDNFEQVAEAAAPLVELLQTCPHLKALVTSRALLHVRGAYEFFVPPLALPDLKHLPNSEVLSQNESVALFVQRAQAIKNGFEINDINAIFIAEVCVQLDGLPLAIELAAARIRLFSPQKLLERLEHRLQVLTGGADDLPERQQTLRNTLQWSYDLLDPDEQYLFRWLSLFAGGCTLEAIEAIAHTLGERKTQVLDGVTSLLNNHLLYQQEQTDGESRLMMLETIHEYGLEALAESGEMEESQQAHAAYYLTLAERSEQELRSGQQQEWLVLLQREVENLRAALKWARDNRKIALGLRLAGALGIFWYMRGYLNEGRTWLEELLSCDSSGGNPVSTDIRAKALNSASMLVTELGDYGQAALLVEESMGLFQELGDKRGRAAALNTRGIVAKLQGNYAYSATLYEESLSLQRELNNKRGIAAALNNLAAIAQERGNYKRALELGEESLAIKRESGNKHGIAQSLVNLGDLALKQGDAARASQLVEESLQLFRELEDTRGIALALNNLGEVERDRGSYAHAAEALETSIALYRELGNKWGIALALCSLGDVILQIGELDRAKAIYKESLALYQVENNTVGVIACLNGLAGVAAAQGEPLLAARVWGMVETQRSAVGVPISLVEHAHYERLVTTARVLLGEKTFASAWAEGCSMTLEQTFALLERITIPTGLISTVPQSPAVIKSSLSPTYPNDLTTREVEVLQLLSAGLTSAQIAAQLVISLLTVNTHVRSIYSKLGVTSRSAATRYAIEHKLV from the coding sequence ATGGCACGTACTCAAATTCCGTTAGTATCCGATGGCAGCTTATTCTTGCTCGATGGAGCAGAGAACAGGCTATCTCCTGTGCTCGTGGGCTCGGCTGCCTGGTATACCTGGTTGACGGATGAACAGAATCATTCCTTTTCGTTCAGGAACCATCTAGGCACGTTTACTGCTCGAAAGGAGCGACAGCGTCAGGGCTGGTACTGGTATGCCTATCGAAAGTACGAGGGGAAGCTGAGCAAAGCCTATCTCGGCAAGTCGGAGACCTTGACCATCGAGCATCTACATGCAGCCGCCGCAGTACTAACCGGCAAGGGCAACCTCGCCGACGACCCACAGAGGGATGCAGGCGCTGCTCTCAAAGGTAATAATCCTCCTCTGCTGTCCTCTGTTGCCCTCTCGCGATCAACGCAGCATGATCAAGCACCGATAGGCGCGAAAGTTTATTTCTTCAACCTCCCTGTGCAGCTTACATCTCTCGTTGGGCGGGACCGGGAGACTACCGTCGCCTGTATGCTCCTACGACGCCCAGGTGTGTGCCTGCTTACACTTACGGGTACGGGAGGCGTTGGTAAAACGCGCCTGGGTTTGCAGATGGCACATGAACTGGGTGAGAACTTTGCCAATGGCATCTGTTTCGTCTCGCTTGCTCCCCTAAGCGACCCGAATCTCGTTATGCCTGCCATTGCTCAGGCACTTGGACTGACGGAAAAAGCAGATCAATCTCCTCTCGAACAACTGAAAACATACCTGCAAGACAAACACCTGCTGCTCTTCCTCGATAACTTCGAGCAGGTGGCGGAGGCGGCTGCGCCTCTCGTTGAATTGTTGCAAACGTGCCCGCATCTGAAGGCACTCGTCACCAGTCGCGCGCTCTTGCATGTTCGTGGCGCATATGAGTTCTTCGTACCCCCACTGGCACTTCCTGACCTCAAACACCTTCCAAACAGCGAGGTCTTATCACAAAATGAGTCGGTAGCGCTCTTCGTCCAACGAGCGCAGGCCATCAAGAATGGCTTCGAGATCAACGACATCAACGCTATTTTCATTGCAGAAGTATGCGTGCAACTGGATGGACTGCCGCTGGCCATTGAGTTGGCCGCCGCACGCATTCGGCTGTTCTCCCCACAGAAGCTGCTGGAGCGATTGGAACACCGGCTTCAGGTGTTGACAGGAGGAGCAGACGACCTGCCCGAACGCCAGCAGACCTTACGCAACACTCTCCAGTGGAGCTACGACCTGCTCGATCCAGATGAACAATACCTCTTTCGCTGGCTCTCCCTCTTTGCCGGCGGATGCACGCTCGAAGCCATTGAAGCAATCGCACATACTCTTGGTGAGAGGAAAACACAAGTGTTGGATGGAGTCACATCCCTGCTCAACAACCATTTGCTGTATCAACAGGAGCAAACAGATGGCGAATCCCGCTTAATGATGCTGGAAACGATCCATGAATATGGGTTGGAGGCCCTCGCCGAAAGTGGGGAGATGGAGGAATCCCAACAGGCACACGCAGCGTATTACCTGACCCTTGCAGAGAGATCCGAGCAGGAACTACGCAGCGGACAACAGCAGGAGTGGCTGGTTCTGTTGCAACGAGAGGTTGAGAACCTGCGAGCTGCACTCAAATGGGCGCGAGACAACAGAAAGATCGCATTGGGATTGCGGTTGGCAGGAGCACTGGGGATCTTCTGGTATATGCGCGGCTATCTGAACGAGGGACGTACCTGGCTGGAAGAACTGCTATCCTGCGACAGCAGTGGCGGCAATCCTGTATCCACAGATATACGGGCAAAGGCACTCAACAGCGCGAGTATGTTGGTAACGGAGCTAGGTGACTATGGGCAAGCCGCGCTCCTGGTAGAGGAGAGTATGGGGTTGTTCCAGGAACTGGGAGACAAACGGGGGAGAGCTGCCGCACTCAATACTCGGGGCATCGTCGCCAAATTGCAGGGGAATTATGCATACTCGGCCACGCTCTATGAGGAGTCGCTCAGCTTGCAACGGGAACTGAATAATAAAAGAGGCATTGCAGCCGCGCTCAATAACCTGGCAGCCATCGCCCAGGAGCGGGGAAACTACAAGCGAGCGCTGGAGCTAGGCGAGGAAAGCCTGGCGATCAAGCGCGAGAGTGGCAACAAACATGGCATCGCGCAATCCCTCGTGAACCTGGGAGACTTAGCTCTCAAGCAAGGGGACGCTGCACGAGCGTCACAGCTTGTGGAAGAGAGTCTCCAACTCTTCCGTGAGCTGGAGGATACTCGAGGGATTGCTCTTGCTCTCAACAATCTAGGCGAGGTAGAACGTGATCGAGGCAGCTATGCCCACGCCGCTGAAGCCTTAGAAACGAGTATAGCCTTGTACCGCGAACTTGGCAATAAGTGGGGGATTGCACTTGCTCTTTGCAGCCTGGGGGATGTGATACTTCAGATTGGTGAACTCGACCGCGCGAAGGCGATTTACAAGGAGAGCCTGGCCCTGTACCAGGTTGAAAACAACACGGTAGGCGTGATTGCTTGTCTGAATGGCCTGGCAGGCGTGGCTGCCGCACAAGGAGAGCCTTTGTTGGCAGCACGGGTCTGGGGAATGGTGGAAACCCAACGTAGCGCCGTTGGTGTGCCCATCTCGCTTGTTGAGCATGCTCATTATGAACGCCTGGTCACAACTGCTCGCGTCCTCCTTGGTGAAAAGACCTTTGCTAGCGCCTGGGCTGAGGGATGTTCCATGACGCTAGAGCAAACTTTTGCTCTACTAGAGCGCATTACTATTCCTACCGGTTTGATTTCGACTGTTCCGCAATCCCCTGCTGTTATAAAATCGTCACTTTCGCCGACCTACCCCAACGACTTGACGACCCGTGAAGTTGAGGTGCTGCAATTGCTATCAGCGGGCCTGACCAGCGCTCAGATTGCGGCACAACTCGTCATCAGTCTGCTGACGGTTAATACCCATGTACGCTCCATCTATAGCAAGCTGGGTGTTACCTCGCGCAGCGCGGCAACGCGCTATGCCATCGAGCATAAGCTCGTGTGA
- a CDS encoding ATP-binding protein: protein MNKNLPHVEEAGGNVEFSSSQQPFMQTYILQTSNVEHITQAFLALNKQWQIVYLSQQAIQVLGKTREVVIGKSIWEVFPEMVGSPLHHHCLQAIANGNVVQFEVESPRYAKWFHIHIFPSPGEIGIFLTDITEHKRLEAEVRQARHQLETILHNIADGILVQDTTGTIIYANHKAAMLAGYTSAEDILQMPSPAYWEQFEITDEEGHRLPLSQLPAGRVIEKETSSQINARLVLRRTRQVRWVSIKSTAVLAGEQVPPLVISVLEDITQFKELEQHKDEFIMHVSHELRTPLAAVSGYLELLQDHGERLDASSKAQFLNQALENCQVLADLVNTVINVLKIKQDAKPIKSEQLAVASLVREVIEQFDPRKWQEYHCRLDIPEDLFVYADKQYLCQVLRNLISNVFKYAPEQTPLLISATPIAQEAGTTPQVCISVQDAGPGIPPAEQQFLFQKFIRLKRDLSSTVRGTGLGLYICKELLAKMDGRIWVESSGKEGEGSRFSFTLPAGHP from the coding sequence ATGAATAAAAACTTACCGCACGTGGAAGAGGCTGGGGGAAACGTGGAGTTTTCAAGCTCCCAACAGCCATTCATGCAAACATACATACTTCAAACCTCCAATGTTGAGCATATCACACAGGCATTTCTTGCTCTGAATAAACAGTGGCAAATCGTCTATCTGAGCCAGCAGGCGATACAGGTGCTGGGAAAAACGAGAGAAGTAGTGATCGGCAAAAGTATCTGGGAAGTCTTCCCGGAAATGGTTGGTTCTCCTCTCCATCATCACTGCCTGCAAGCAATTGCCAACGGTAACGTTGTCCAATTTGAAGTCGAGTCTCCGCGCTACGCGAAATGGTTCCATATCCATATCTTTCCCTCACCCGGTGAAATTGGCATATTCCTCACCGATATTACGGAACACAAACGCCTGGAAGCAGAGGTACGGCAGGCCAGGCACCAGCTGGAGACGATTCTCCATAATATTGCCGATGGCATTCTTGTACAGGATACAACGGGTACTATTATCTATGCCAATCATAAGGCAGCAATGCTCGCTGGCTATACTTCAGCGGAAGACATCCTTCAAATGCCTTCACCAGCATACTGGGAACAATTTGAGATTACGGATGAGGAGGGACATCGCTTGCCCCTGTCTCAACTTCCAGCCGGCAGGGTTATCGAAAAGGAAACGTCTTCTCAAATTAACGCGCGCTTAGTGTTACGGCGCACGCGTCAAGTACGCTGGGTATCGATCAAATCGACGGCTGTCTTAGCCGGTGAACAGGTGCCACCCCTCGTGATCAGCGTATTGGAAGATATCACGCAATTCAAAGAGCTTGAGCAGCACAAGGACGAGTTCATTATGCATGTCAGCCACGAACTACGCACACCTCTCGCGGCCGTGAGCGGCTATTTAGAATTGCTCCAGGATCATGGCGAGCGTCTAGATGCTTCCTCAAAAGCTCAGTTCTTGAACCAGGCCCTCGAAAACTGCCAGGTTCTCGCGGACCTCGTCAATACGGTGATTAACGTCTTGAAAATCAAACAGGATGCGAAGCCTATTAAAAGCGAACAACTCGCCGTCGCCTCCCTCGTGCGTGAAGTGATCGAGCAGTTTGACCCTCGCAAGTGGCAAGAATACCACTGCCGGCTAGACATTCCGGAGGATTTGTTTGTCTATGCCGACAAGCAATATTTGTGCCAGGTGTTGCGGAATTTGATCTCGAACGTCTTTAAATACGCGCCTGAACAGACACCACTACTCATCAGCGCAACTCCCATTGCCCAGGAAGCAGGCACCACCCCCCAGGTTTGTATCAGTGTGCAGGATGCCGGTCCCGGCATTCCCCCAGCTGAACAGCAATTCTTATTCCAGAAATTCATCCGTCTCAAACGCGATCTGAGCAGCACTGTCCGGGGAACAGGCCTGGGCCTCTATATATGTAAAGAACTGCTAGCGAAAATGGATGGCCGCATCTGGGTAGAGAGTTCGGGAAAGGAAGGAGAGGGCAGTCGCTTCTCGTTTACACTTCCCGCAGGACACCCATAG
- a CDS encoding DUF4870 domain-containing protein, producing the protein MSWNPNQGQNPNQPGQYGSSAPPLLTDPSTPQSNGYQQPYSTPAPGLRPNVNGPTSMGMEANIAAGLSYIVGWITGLIFFLMEKQNRFVRFHAMQSILFSAALTAFYILLNIVSFALAIASIPFLGLLLSVVGFIVAIGTLIVWIFLVINAFQGKYFKLPVLGNYAERYANPKA; encoded by the coding sequence ATGAGTTGGAATCCTAACCAGGGGCAAAATCCTAATCAACCGGGTCAGTATGGTAGCTCTGCTCCACCACTGTTAACTGACCCCTCTACTCCTCAATCAAACGGGTATCAACAACCATATAGCACGCCTGCTCCTGGCCTACGTCCTAACGTAAATGGCCCAACTTCGATGGGGATGGAGGCCAATATCGCTGCCGGTTTGAGTTACATTGTCGGATGGATCACCGGGCTGATCTTCTTCTTAATGGAGAAGCAGAACCGCTTTGTACGCTTTCACGCTATGCAGTCCATCCTTTTCTCAGCAGCGCTAACCGCGTTCTACATCCTGCTCAATATCGTCAGCTTCGCCTTAGCCATCGCTTCTATTCCCTTTTTAGGGTTGCTTCTCAGCGTCGTAGGATTTATAGTTGCGATAGGGACGCTCATCGTCTGGATTTTCTTAGTGATCAATGCCTTCCAGGGCAAGTACTTCAAGTTGCCTGTCCTTGGTAATTACGCGGAGAGGTATGCAAATCCTAAGGCATAA
- a CDS encoding zinc ribbon domain-containing protein, translating to MRQISTRSCSNCGTSVPENMRFCPNCGTPGAQPPPIYAQPQKNDSGKLLGKIGCGVGVAILLAVLLLGTAGYFGVRYIAGRVSSTANSTTGGHSTGSGSTSGNANPGATPTQAPIKTSPINATTTYAGIDLTIIDVQQSANRLDDPNIVPDANGSIPGVVRLDFKEHNPGTSAVGFGFYSDGWRLLLPGTSSVAPVSIERQNGLAAGVSQTDWIDFPVPIGSDVSQIKLQLGKDTDAQMVIPLTANADTSAYQPKSFTLAKNQTQYSGLTWTISTATVSWSALATQATKGMRYITLSMKVDNSTTGDFNGYGPDFVRIKTGDLISSVLGGSLDDNLHVAGGSTGTTGDFVFLVPQDVTSYTFLLLDRSGQNHNATIDFVLQ from the coding sequence ATGAGACAAATCTCCACCCGTTCCTGCTCAAACTGCGGGACATCCGTTCCTGAAAACATGCGTTTCTGCCCAAATTGTGGGACACCGGGCGCTCAACCACCTCCCATCTATGCACAACCGCAGAAAAACGATTCCGGCAAACTGCTGGGGAAAATTGGGTGTGGTGTTGGTGTCGCCATTCTTCTCGCTGTTCTCCTTCTTGGCACTGCCGGTTACTTTGGCGTTAGATATATAGCAGGTCGGGTCTCCAGCACTGCAAATAGTACTACTGGAGGACATAGCACTGGTAGTGGTAGCACCAGCGGGAATGCGAATCCTGGTGCCACACCCACACAAGCGCCCATAAAAACGTCGCCCATAAACGCGACTACGACCTATGCAGGTATTGATCTCACCATTATTGATGTACAGCAGTCCGCGAACCGTCTAGATGATCCAAACATCGTCCCTGATGCTAACGGCTCCATACCTGGCGTAGTGCGCCTTGATTTCAAGGAGCATAATCCAGGGACGAGCGCAGTAGGCTTTGGTTTTTATTCAGACGGTTGGCGCTTGCTCCTGCCGGGAACAAGCAGTGTCGCGCCTGTTTCTATTGAGAGACAAAATGGCCTCGCTGCCGGTGTATCACAGACGGATTGGATTGACTTCCCTGTACCCATAGGGAGCGACGTGAGTCAAATCAAGCTCCAGTTGGGCAAGGACACGGATGCACAAATGGTAATCCCGTTGACGGCAAATGCCGATACCAGCGCGTACCAACCGAAGTCATTTACTCTTGCCAAGAACCAGACGCAGTATTCAGGCTTAACCTGGACGATTAGTACTGCTACAGTGAGTTGGAGCGCCCTTGCTACTCAAGCGACGAAAGGGATGCGCTATATCACACTGAGCATGAAGGTAGATAATTCTACAACAGGTGACTTTAATGGATACGGACCTGATTTTGTCCGTATCAAAACAGGTGATCTTATCAGCTCAGTGTTAGGTGGATCACTTGATGATAATCTACATGTTGCGGGTGGTTCGACGGGAACAACAGGAGACTTTGTCTTCCTCGTGCCACAGGATGTGACTTCGTACACCTTCCTCCTGCTGGATAGATCTGGTCAGAATCACAACGCTACCATAGACTTCGTACTCCAGTAA
- a CDS encoding SDR family oxidoreductase — translation MELRVNAVAPGMFRTRMTEAIIECGEEIYNATTPMYRIGRPGEVAPAVLFLASEGASYITGQVMAIDGGRTA, via the coding sequence ATGGAACTTCGTGTGAATGCCGTCGCGCCTGGCATGTTCCGCACGCGCATGACCGAGGCGATTATCGAGTGCGGCGAGGAGATTTATAATGCGACGACGCCCATGTATCGCATTGGCAGACCTGGGGAGGTTGCGCCCGCGGTTTTGTTCCTGGCATCGGAGGGAGCGAGTTACATTACGGGACAGGTGATGGCGATTGATGGAGGGAGAACGGCGTAG
- a CDS encoding redoxin domain-containing protein, translated as MLERIGEAFALHELLTVVGKKLLPGETAPNFSLDYLDLADMTVQSVRLADVVGNIRLFNVVNSLARPVCHRVTHHWERLQADLPASACVYTISVDSPDDQAHWQSTEGILHQALSTHRSEQFGQDYGVWLKEWHLLQRSVFVIGCDNRIVYSEYVADQMCEPDYGAAMEVVYQAVMNQRKEQNRTTDEPL; from the coding sequence ATGCTAGAACGGATCGGCGAAGCCTTTGCGCTCCATGAGCTTCTCACAGTGGTCGGCAAGAAACTGCTGCCAGGTGAAACAGCCCCCAACTTCTCTCTGGATTACCTTGATCTCGCGGATATGACAGTGCAGAGTGTGCGACTGGCAGATGTTGTGGGGAACATACGCCTGTTCAATGTCGTGAACTCACTCGCCAGACCAGTCTGTCACCGGGTGACGCACCACTGGGAGAGGCTCCAAGCTGATCTGCCAGCGAGTGCCTGCGTCTATACCATCAGTGTAGACTCTCCCGACGATCAGGCTCACTGGCAGTCAACCGAAGGGATCCTGCACCAGGCGCTTTCCACACATCGAAGTGAGCAGTTCGGACAGGACTACGGAGTGTGGCTAAAGGAATGGCATCTACTCCAGCGATCCGTCTTTGTGATTGGTTGCGACAATCGCATCGTCTACAGCGAATACGTGGCCGATCAGATGTGCGAGCCTGACTATGGGGCGGCAATGGAGGTGGTTTATCAAGCTGTGATGAACCAGAGAAAAGAACAAAACCGCACAACAGATGAACCTCTTTGA
- a CDS encoding glucose 1-dehydrogenase codes for MGTVSFDFKGEVVIVTGGSRGLGLEIAQAFGYAGATVVITARREQWLTEAERTLKDAAISVQAMICDVANPASVTQLVQQALEKCGKIDVLVNNAGLTWGAPAESMPLERWQQVIDANITGTFLMSQAVGRHMLERGKGSIINVASIAGLGGGQLNTVGYNASKAAVINLTRALAVEWSGRGVRVNAIAPGMFRTRMTEAIIERGEAIYNATTPMHRIGRPGEVAPSVLFLASEGASYITGQVIPIDGGRSAQ; via the coding sequence ATGGGTACTGTTAGCTTCGATTTCAAGGGTGAAGTAGTCATCGTCACGGGAGGCTCGCGCGGCCTGGGTTTAGAGATTGCGCAGGCGTTTGGTTATGCCGGGGCCACGGTCGTCATCACCGCGCGCCGCGAACAATGGCTTACTGAGGCCGAACGAACATTGAAGGACGCGGCTATCTCCGTCCAGGCTATGATCTGTGATGTAGCCAATCCCGCTTCTGTCACGCAACTCGTGCAGCAGGCGCTGGAAAAATGCGGCAAGATCGATGTGCTGGTCAATAACGCCGGCCTGACCTGGGGCGCTCCCGCCGAATCGATGCCCCTGGAACGCTGGCAACAGGTGATCGATGCCAACATCACCGGTACATTCCTCATGTCGCAGGCGGTAGGGCGGCATATGCTGGAACGTGGTAAAGGAAGTATTATCAATGTTGCCTCTATCGCGGGTCTCGGTGGGGGACAACTGAACACTGTTGGCTACAATGCCAGTAAAGCCGCGGTGATTAATCTGACGCGAGCGCTGGCGGTTGAATGGTCGGGTCGCGGTGTCCGCGTGAATGCTATCGCGCCTGGTATGTTCCGCACGCGCATGACCGAGGCGATTATCGAGCGTGGCGAGGCAATTTATAATGCGACGACACCGATGCATCGCATTGGCCGGCCTGGAGAGGTTGCGCCCTCTGTGCTTTTCCTGGCCTCAGAGGGCGCTAGCTACATCACCGGTCAGGTCATCCCTATAGATGGGGGACGATCAGCTCAGTAG